Part of the Verrucomicrobiota bacterium genome is shown below.
TGGCGGTGTCCAGCCCGGCAATGAAATCGGCCGACTGCTCAAAATAAAGGTCAACCATTTCAACGAGCAGCCCCGGATCATCGTCGGTTACCTCCCTCAATCGTGGCGCGTCGACGGGAAGCGGACACGGGGCCGGTTCCGCGGGGGGATTGATTCGGGCCGGGACAGGCCCGGGCGCGCCGGCCGGGGACGGCCGGTAAGCCGCCGGCAATCGCTCCGTTCTGCTTCGGGTCGCCGCGTTTGACCGCTCAAGGGCGGCCCGGAGTTCCGGCTCGCGGACCGGCTTGGCGAGGTAATCGTCCATGCCGGCCGCGAGGCACCGTTCGCGATCGCCCGGCAGGGCGTGAGCGGTCATCGCGATGATGTAGACGGGCGGCTTCCACGGGCAGGGCCGGTCCGGATTTCGTTCGCGCTCGCGAATCGCGCGCGTCGCCTGGTAGCCGTCCATGTCCGGCATCTGGCAATCCATGAGAATAACGTCGTAATCGGTGCGCTCAAGGGCGCTGAGAACTTCGAGCCCGGTAGCCACGGTGCTGGTGCCGTGGCCGAGTTTACGCAACTGAGCCAAGGCGACCTTTTGATTCATGGCATTGTCCTCTGCCACCAGAATCCGCACCTTACGAGCGTCTGGGGCGGGAGGGGTCGAGGCCTTCTCCGGCGGCGCCGCCCTCGTCGCCCCGGTCACGGCATCCTCACCGGGCGCATTGCCCACCACGCTGACCAGACACTCCAAGAGGCGCGCTTTTCTGACCGGCTTGACCAGGTAAGCGTCGAGACCCAACTCCTTCATCTCCGACGGACTCAAGACCTGCCCGAGCGAGGTCAGCACGATGAGCCGGGTACCGGAAATCAGTGGGTCAGCCCTGATGGCGCGGGCAAGCATGATGCCGTCCATTTCAGGCATTTGCACGTCCAACAGCGCGACCTCGAATGGCTCACCCGCAGCGGCGGCGGATCGGAGGAGGCGCAGCGCCTCTTCCGCGCTGGAGGCGCTGCCGGCGTGCATCTTCCAGACGGAGGTCTGGTGGCAAAGAATCTCCCGGTTGATCGCGTTATCGTCGACCACCAGCACCCGTACGTCCAACAGGTCACGGCTGATTTGATCGTCCCGGCGCGCGCCGGCGGCCTGTTTTTGAAATCGGGCCGTAAACCAGAACGTCGACCCTTTGCCCGGTTCACTGTGCACCCCGATATTGCCGTGCATCAGGGTTGCCAACTGCTTCGCAATCGCAAGCCCCAGACCAGTCCCGCCGTATTTGCGCGTGGTAGAGGCGTCAGCCTGGCTGAAGGCCTTAAACAGACGGCTCTGCGCCTCGGGTGCAATCCCGATACCGGTATCTTCGACGTCAAATCGGATGACCGCATCGGACTCAGTCTCGCTCGCCAGAGAGACGCGCACGATTACCTGTCCCGCCTCGGTGAACTTGATGGCGTTGCTGATCAGGTTATTGAGAATCTGGCGCAGCCTTCCGGGATCACCGCGCAGGTGTGCGGGCAGGCAGGGGGGTATGGCGCCGGCCAGCTCGAGCCCTTTGGCCTGGGCGCTTTCAGCCAGGACCTGCAAAGTCGCCTCAACGGTCTCAACCAG
Proteins encoded:
- a CDS encoding response regulator, with amino-acid sequence MTDTLSSQDQLPERLNLALQTAGLGEWAWDLPNGRVRWDYRMHALCGLAPGGFSGRHEDFLALLEPGDRARLSREIEAALAAHGGQGSSTFQLLDPASGRKRTLEMWFKVCRGTGTHPQRVIGVCREVTGPNGDEAALMRDRDFLSTLMEHLPDNIYFKDRESRFLAASHGVLAMAGCKDQSEILGKTDADIFTDAHASQALADERRIIATGQPLIGIEEKETWPDGRETWVSTTKMPLRDSAGNVIGTFGLSRDITGRKLAEQELRQAKQAADAAARAKGEFLANMSHEIRTPMNGVIGMVDLLLDSALNPQQREFAEAIRTSADALLAIINDILDFSKIEAGKLTFEHLDFDLVETVEATLQVLAESAQAKGLELAGAIPPCLPAHLRGDPGRLRQILNNLISNAIKFTEAGQVIVRVSLASETESDAVIRFDVEDTGIGIAPEAQSRLFKAFSQADASTTRKYGGTGLGLAIAKQLATLMHGNIGVHSEPGKGSTFWFTARFQKQAAGARRDDQISRDLLDVRVLVVDDNAINREILCHQTSVWKMHAGSASSAEEALRLLRSAAAAGEPFEVALLDVQMPEMDGIMLARAIRADPLISGTRLIVLTSLGQVLSPSEMKELGLDAYLVKPVRKARLLECLVSVVGNAPGEDAVTGATRAAPPEKASTPPAPDARKVRILVAEDNAMNQKVALAQLRKLGHGTSTVATGLEVLSALERTDYDVILMDCQMPDMDGYQATRAIRERERNPDRPCPWKPPVYIIAMTAHALPGDRERCLAAGMDDYLAKPVREPELRAALERSNAATRSRTERLPAAYRPSPAGAPGPVPARINPPAEPAPCPLPVDAPRLREVTDDDPGLLVEMVDLYFEQSADFIAGLDTAIRNGAAEDLAQLAHAYAGASANCGMTAVVPPLRDLERMGRSGRLQEAGQAYAEVVHGLNRIREFLPAVHEKSSLHDSGHTPV